In the genome of Petrotoga sp. 9PWA.NaAc.5.4, one region contains:
- a CDS encoding YIP1 family protein: MTARKSFIQFVMFMLIMTISSLTFANISNENATAYSYTISEDGVWVRTQDAYLVGNILFKDLNLKSPEDIFIRNEKIYIAEGGNGQIVIVDINKSNNINYIGKGILSMPTGVFVDEKDRILVADYGLREVLMFDSNGELLRRYKRPESIVFGQKANYNPRKVVSDKMGNIYVVSEGTYDGIIQLSEDGEFLGYFGANITYLSFGEALLNLIFTKEQQAQLFNIIPKTFYNLAIDDEGLIYTITQGVGGNAIKKHNVSGNNILKQANRMVSEPNFVDITVGKYNQIYALTETGLIYEYDSEGNLIYSFGGRAISTERNGFFTVPVGIAIDQDDNVYVLDKERGIVHVFYPTAITNMTHEAISLYEKGKYIDSMSYWQEILKLSGRSRIAHNGLGKAYFQSQNYEKAAEHFKMANNKIDYSEAYWEIRNLWLQNNIATILIVVFLVWVLWRIVKLLDKKYGILNVFRNSFRKVKGVKLVSDVLYMGRFMLHPIDSSYDIKHGKKASVMSATFVYVLAFIAFVLDYLFKGFIFNPRDFRDVSYLYVIMIFGLPIALWVVSNYLVSTLNDGEGKFRDVYCTTSYALAPLVLFMPIVTLLSYVITLNEGFIIQFASVAIWVWCGVLIFVSLKEIHNFSVGGVIKNILLTLFLMFVFVIAYFIVYMLANEGFNFIYTLVKEVVYRIE; this comes from the coding sequence ATGACAGCAAGAAAATCTTTTATCCAGTTTGTAATGTTTATGTTAATAATGACAATTTCTTCTCTTACTTTTGCCAACATAAGCAACGAAAACGCCACTGCTTATTCCTACACGATATCTGAAGATGGCGTTTGGGTAAGAACGCAAGATGCGTACCTCGTTGGAAACATACTTTTCAAAGACCTAAATTTAAAGTCCCCTGAAGATATATTTATAAGAAATGAGAAGATTTATATAGCTGAAGGTGGAAATGGTCAGATTGTAATTGTGGATATTAACAAAAGTAATAACATCAATTACATAGGAAAAGGTATATTAAGCATGCCTACAGGCGTTTTTGTTGATGAAAAAGACAGAATTTTGGTAGCAGATTATGGGCTTCGTGAGGTGCTCATGTTTGATTCAAATGGAGAACTACTTAGAAGATATAAAAGGCCAGAATCTATCGTCTTTGGTCAGAAGGCTAATTACAATCCACGAAAAGTTGTCAGCGATAAAATGGGAAACATTTATGTCGTTAGTGAAGGAACTTATGACGGAATAATTCAATTGTCGGAGGATGGTGAGTTTTTAGGGTATTTTGGAGCAAATATTACCTACCTTTCTTTTGGAGAAGCGTTGTTAAACCTCATTTTTACAAAAGAGCAGCAAGCACAATTGTTCAACATAATTCCAAAAACCTTTTACAATTTAGCTATTGACGATGAAGGCTTGATATACACAATAACACAAGGTGTTGGAGGAAATGCAATAAAAAAGCATAATGTTTCTGGTAACAATATATTAAAACAAGCAAATAGAATGGTTAGCGAGCCTAATTTCGTTGATATAACAGTTGGTAAGTACAATCAAATCTACGCTTTAACAGAAACTGGCTTGATTTATGAGTATGACTCCGAAGGTAATTTGATCTATTCTTTTGGAGGAAGGGCAATCAGTACAGAACGAAACGGTTTTTTCACTGTGCCTGTTGGTATAGCGATTGATCAAGATGACAATGTTTATGTTTTAGATAAAGAACGCGGAATAGTTCATGTTTTTTATCCAACAGCGATTACAAATATGACACATGAAGCGATTAGTTTGTATGAAAAAGGAAAGTATATCGATAGTATGTCGTATTGGCAAGAAATATTAAAGTTGAGTGGCCGATCAAGGATTGCTCACAACGGATTGGGAAAGGCGTATTTTCAGTCCCAAAACTATGAAAAGGCCGCTGAACACTTTAAAATGGCTAATAATAAAATTGATTATTCTGAGGCTTATTGGGAAATACGAAACTTATGGTTACAGAACAATATAGCAACCATTTTAATCGTTGTATTCTTGGTTTGGGTTTTGTGGCGAATTGTTAAGCTTTTAGATAAGAAATATGGTATTTTGAACGTTTTTAGAAACTCTTTTAGAAAAGTTAAAGGAGTTAAACTTGTCTCTGATGTGTTATACATGGGAAGATTCATGCTTCATCCTATTGATAGTTCGTATGATATTAAACATGGAAAAAAAGCATCTGTAATGTCAGCCACTTTTGTATATGTATTAGCTTTTATAGCTTTTGTTCTAGATTATTTATTTAAAGGTTTTATATTCAATCCAAGAGATTTCAGAGATGTTTCTTATTTGTATGTTATTATGATCTTTGGTTTACCGATAGCGCTGTGGGTGGTTTCTAACTATCTTGTTAGTACACTGAATGATGGAGAAGGTAAGTTTAGGGACGTATACTGCACAACATCTTATGCGTTAGCTCCGCTTGTACTTTTTATGCCTATTGTTACACTACTTTCTTATGTAATTACGTTGAATGAGGGATTCATTATTCAATTTGCTAGTGTGGCAATTTGGGTTTGGTGTGGGGTGTTGATCTTTGTTTCACTCAAAGAAATTCATAACTTCTCCGTAGGTGGGGTTATTAAAAATATATTGTTAACGTTATTTTTGATGTTCGTTTTTGTAATAGCTTATTTTATCGTATATATGCTGGCGAATGAGGGGTTCAACTTTATTTATACCTTAGTGAAGGAGGTTGTTTATCGCATTGAATAA
- a CDS encoding carbohydrate ABC transporter permease, which translates to MKVKQKFINRNSHWVLLSPYIILFCLFILIPVISAAVLSFTYFNAVQPPKFIGLKNYISLLTQDTVFMQKVLPNTIKYALIVGPGGYILSFIFAWMLAQIPKTPRTFIAILIYLPSMTSGVMMSTIWSIIFSGNQLGYLNSFLIEIGMITEPIQWLQSPEYLMTIVIIVALWSSMGVGFLAMLAGVLNVNEELYDAAYIDGVSNRFQEIIYVTIPSMKPQMLFGAVMAIVNTFTTSGLGVALAGSNPTPQYAAQLIVNHIEDYGFIRYEMGYAAAASVVLLIIVWIASRVSWSLFGEKD; encoded by the coding sequence ATGAAAGTCAAACAGAAGTTTATTAACCGAAATTCTCATTGGGTTTTACTATCACCATATATAATACTGTTTTGTCTTTTTATACTAATACCTGTGATTAGTGCGGCAGTATTGTCTTTTACTTATTTTAATGCTGTACAACCACCTAAATTTATCGGATTAAAAAACTATATTTCATTACTAACCCAAGATACTGTATTTATGCAAAAGGTTCTTCCAAATACTATAAAATATGCACTAATTGTTGGGCCTGGTGGTTATATCCTTTCTTTTATCTTTGCGTGGATGCTTGCACAGATTCCAAAAACACCAAGAACATTTATTGCAATACTTATTTATCTTCCATCTATGACATCTGGAGTTATGATGAGTACAATTTGGAGCATTATTTTTAGCGGTAATCAACTAGGGTATTTAAACAGTTTTTTAATAGAAATTGGTATGATCACGGAACCCATTCAATGGTTACAGTCTCCAGAGTATTTGATGACTATAGTTATTATCGTTGCACTTTGGAGTAGTATGGGGGTAGGATTTTTGGCCATGCTTGCTGGAGTGTTAAACGTGAACGAAGAATTGTATGATGCTGCATATATAGACGGTGTCAGTAACAGGTTCCAAGAGATTATTTATGTAACTATACCTTCTATGAAACCTCAGATGCTTTTTGGTGCAGTAATGGCAATCGTTAACACTTTTACAACAAGTGGGTTGGGAGTCGCCTTAGCAGGATCAAATCCAACTCCTCAATATGCTGCTCAATTAATAGTTAATCATATAGAAGATTATGGATTCATCAGGTATGAAATGGGATACGCAGCTGCAGCTTCTGTAGTTCTTTTAATTATTGTTTGGATTGCATCCAGGGTTTCTTGGAGTTTATTTGGAGAAAAGGATTAA
- a CDS encoding extracellular solute-binding protein: MFSKAIRSLFLLFIYVFVFVSIFANLYVDNWISYKESNVIQTVSFEDFKILSGSEFENTPEGLVLPIDGVVEISFDVSEDGLYLMILHYMIDSDKVLTSRMSIFWDNNELTVPLPAIWTDETKDYPTDRYGNEVVPRQVMIKQFHSEYVKDYGSLSAAPYIFEFEKGVQNIKLKNESQSLILNSVMLIKYERAQTYEEYILNVPNRKIGGEIAPIEAEGYLVKSDSFIRPGNQQDPSLHPYETVSRKLNIIDGNSWDQVGQKVMWVFEVPEDGIYYFAFRYSQSINDGISVFRNIYIDGEMLFSELMSYMFPYTGLRYKNIFLEERNSGEPLGIWLEKGTHTISLEVDGTPLDSVVDKLRNLIFEINKTGLEIKKLTGGVVDKNRKWDIELYLPDIVERLEGWANELDDIYDEIEALFGQTPASIINLKIAAKNIRDLAKEPDKIPIRLNKLSEGFSSASNLISETIDVLSTQPLNLDRIYVLNSPVLPDDEVGFLTRFMEGLKRFVFSFFPQNKEYMAVNDKNSDELLVWVNRPIQYVEMLQQMADSDFTSKTGISVRFSVMPNEQKLILANAANISPDLALGISNYIPYDLAIRGAVYDLTQFDDFWEYISREYNLETLIPFYVDGKVYGVTETQDFYVLFYRKDILESLNLEVPQTWDEVQIAMSTLYRNSMNFYLPMAGWTGLKPFYTTVPFIYQSGGRLYTDDGLRTAINEENAIKGFEIMTKLFTIYSVSQSVPNFYNEFRYGRIPMGVSNFTTYVMLMTAAPEIASQWDIALSPGVKNENGEILRYQVGSDRAAVLFSNSDKKEEAWEFLKWWLSKDTQVEYAYRMQTRYGPEYMWNTANMAAFEELSFPDNHKKIILEQWSWMKEIPRHPAGYMLEREISNAWTDVVMNGEGIRIAVDKASITINREIIRKMEEFGYIKDGKVIKTYEIPSIENIKAEVEKNK; this comes from the coding sequence ATGTTTTCTAAAGCAATAAGATCTTTGTTTTTACTATTTATATATGTTTTTGTGTTTGTATCTATTTTTGCAAATTTATATGTTGATAATTGGATTTCATACAAAGAAAGCAACGTTATTCAAACTGTTTCGTTTGAAGATTTTAAGATTCTTTCAGGCTCAGAATTTGAAAACACTCCTGAAGGTTTAGTATTACCTATTGATGGCGTAGTTGAAATATCTTTCGATGTTTCTGAAGATGGTTTGTATTTAATGATACTACATTACATGATAGACAGTGACAAAGTTTTAACAAGTAGAATGTCTATCTTTTGGGATAATAATGAGTTAACTGTTCCTCTTCCTGCCATATGGACCGATGAAACAAAGGACTATCCAACAGATAGATACGGTAACGAAGTAGTTCCAAGACAAGTTATGATCAAACAATTTCACAGTGAGTACGTTAAGGATTATGGAAGTTTATCTGCAGCACCTTATATTTTTGAATTTGAAAAAGGTGTTCAGAATATTAAACTAAAAAATGAATCTCAGTCTTTAATATTAAACAGTGTGATGCTAATTAAGTACGAAAGAGCGCAAACCTATGAAGAGTATATATTGAATGTACCAAATCGTAAAATCGGTGGAGAGATTGCACCTATTGAAGCTGAAGGTTACTTAGTTAAGTCTGATTCGTTTATACGTCCTGGAAACCAACAAGATCCTTCATTGCATCCATATGAAACGGTTTCAAGAAAATTGAATATTATAGATGGAAATTCTTGGGATCAAGTGGGACAAAAGGTTATGTGGGTATTTGAGGTACCTGAAGATGGGATTTATTATTTTGCTTTTAGGTATTCACAATCAATTAACGACGGGATTTCTGTGTTTAGAAATATCTATATAGACGGGGAAATGTTGTTTTCTGAATTGATGAGTTATATGTTCCCTTACACTGGGTTACGATACAAAAACATATTTTTAGAAGAAAGAAATAGTGGGGAACCATTAGGGATATGGTTAGAAAAGGGAACGCATACAATTTCTTTGGAAGTTGATGGAACACCTTTAGACAGCGTGGTTGATAAACTTAGAAACTTAATCTTTGAAATTAATAAAACCGGCTTAGAGATAAAAAAATTAACAGGTGGAGTTGTCGATAAAAACAGGAAATGGGATATAGAACTATATTTACCGGATATTGTTGAAAGGCTTGAGGGTTGGGCAAACGAGCTAGATGATATATATGATGAGATTGAAGCTCTTTTTGGTCAGACTCCTGCCTCAATAATTAATCTTAAAATTGCTGCCAAAAATATAAGAGATCTTGCAAAAGAACCCGATAAAATACCTATTCGATTAAATAAACTGAGTGAAGGTTTTTCTTCAGCGTCTAATTTGATTTCAGAAACGATTGATGTACTTTCAACTCAACCGTTGAATTTGGATAGAATTTATGTATTAAATTCACCAGTCTTACCGGATGATGAAGTAGGTTTTTTGACTAGATTTATGGAAGGTTTAAAACGATTTGTTTTTTCTTTTTTTCCGCAGAATAAGGAGTATATGGCTGTAAATGACAAAAACTCGGATGAACTTTTGGTTTGGGTTAATAGGCCAATACAATACGTTGAAATGCTGCAACAAATGGCAGATTCTGATTTTACTTCAAAAACAGGAATAAGTGTGAGGTTTTCTGTTATGCCTAATGAACAAAAACTTATCTTAGCAAATGCTGCAAACATTAGTCCTGATTTAGCTTTGGGAATAAGCAACTACATTCCGTATGATTTAGCTATTAGAGGCGCAGTGTATGATTTAACGCAGTTTGACGATTTTTGGGAGTATATAAGTAGAGAGTACAATCTGGAGACTTTGATCCCTTTTTATGTAGATGGAAAGGTTTACGGAGTCACCGAAACTCAGGATTTTTATGTACTGTTCTATAGGAAGGATATATTAGAAAGTTTGAACTTAGAAGTGCCTCAAACTTGGGATGAAGTACAGATAGCGATGTCAACCCTTTATAGAAATTCTATGAACTTTTATTTGCCAATGGCAGGATGGACTGGTTTAAAGCCTTTTTACACCACTGTTCCGTTTATCTATCAAAGTGGCGGTAGGTTGTATACAGACGACGGTTTAAGAACGGCTATAAATGAAGAAAATGCAATTAAAGGTTTTGAAATAATGACGAAACTTTTTACTATTTATAGTGTCTCCCAAAGTGTTCCCAATTTTTATAACGAATTTAGATACGGAAGAATCCCTATGGGTGTATCTAACTTTACCACTTATGTAATGCTTATGACTGCTGCCCCTGAAATAGCAAGTCAGTGGGACATAGCATTATCCCCGGGAGTGAAAAATGAAAATGGTGAAATCTTAAGATATCAAGTTGGTAGTGATAGGGCTGCCGTGTTGTTTTCTAACAGTGACAAAAAAGAGGAGGCTTGGGAGTTTTTGAAATGGTGGCTTTCAAAGGATACACAAGTGGAGTATGCATACAGGATGCAGACTAGATATGGACCTGAATATATGTGGAACACAGCTAACATGGCCGCATTTGAAGAGTTATCTTTCCCTGATAATCATAAAAAGATTATTTTAGAGCAATGGAGCTGGATGAAAGAGATTCCAAGACACCCTGCCGGATATATGTTAGAACGAGAGATAAGTAATGCATGGACGGATGTTGTCATGAATGGAGAGGGAATCAGAATAGCTGTCGATAAAGCCTCGATAACTATCAACAGGGAAATAATACGAAAGATGGAGGAGTTTGGATATATTAAAGATGGGAAAGTAATTAAAACTTATGAGATTCCTTCAATTGAAAATATTAAGGCTGAGGTGGAAAAGAATAAATGA
- the guaB gene encoding IMP dehydrogenase: MEEYLTFDDVLLLPKKSEVVPNQVDTSSKLVKNIYLKIPFLSAAMDTVTEYRMAKAMAREGAVGVIHKNLSIEDQVKEVSRVKRTENGIINDPITISPEVTIKEAEDIMREYGVGGLPVVDKNMKLLGILTNRDIRFEKDSQKKAKELMTPYENLIVASPNITLDQAREILHQNKIEKLPLVDNNSLIVGLITIKDIMSVIENPNATRDGKGRLVVGAAVGVSDGLARTEELVKAGVDFVVLDSAHGHSKNIINTLKAIKNNFPDLPIIAGNIATAQAAKELIENGADALKVGIGPGSICTTRVISGVGVPQLTAIMKVAEVAKKFEIPVIADGGIRYSGDIVKALAAGASTVMMGSIFAGTEEAPGETIIYQGRKFKSYRGMGSLAAMEKGSKDRYFQESVPNEKLVPEGIEAMVAYKGDVKDVLVQLIGGVKAGMGYIGAENIKDLQNKAEFIKITHASMIESHPHDVKITREAPNYFFS; this comes from the coding sequence ATGGAAGAATATTTAACTTTTGATGATGTGCTGTTGTTACCTAAAAAGAGCGAGGTTGTTCCTAATCAAGTAGATACGTCTTCGAAACTTGTAAAAAACATTTATTTAAAAATACCTTTTTTATCTGCAGCTATGGATACTGTTACTGAATATAGAATGGCTAAAGCAATGGCAAGAGAAGGCGCTGTAGGAGTTATACACAAAAATTTGTCTATAGAAGATCAGGTAAAAGAAGTATCGAGAGTCAAAAGAACCGAAAATGGTATTATAAACGACCCAATTACCATTTCTCCAGAGGTAACTATAAAAGAAGCAGAAGATATAATGAGAGAATATGGTGTAGGAGGACTTCCTGTCGTTGATAAAAATATGAAACTTCTTGGGATTTTGACTAACAGAGATATCAGATTTGAGAAGGACTCTCAGAAGAAAGCTAAAGAACTTATGACTCCATATGAGAATTTAATAGTAGCGAGTCCTAATATTACTTTAGATCAAGCTCGAGAAATTTTACATCAAAATAAAATAGAAAAATTACCTTTAGTTGATAATAATAGTCTTATAGTAGGTTTAATAACAATTAAAGATATCATGTCAGTTATTGAAAATCCTAACGCTACAAGAGATGGAAAGGGGCGTTTGGTAGTTGGAGCTGCGGTAGGAGTTTCTGATGGATTAGCAAGAACAGAAGAATTAGTTAAAGCTGGAGTTGATTTTGTTGTTTTGGATTCAGCTCATGGCCACTCTAAAAATATAATAAATACTTTAAAAGCTATTAAAAATAACTTTCCTGATCTCCCGATAATAGCAGGAAATATTGCAACTGCCCAAGCTGCAAAAGAATTAATAGAAAATGGAGCTGATGCACTAAAAGTTGGAATTGGACCAGGTTCTATATGTACAACAAGAGTAATTTCAGGCGTTGGAGTACCTCAATTAACCGCAATAATGAAAGTAGCAGAAGTGGCAAAAAAATTTGAAATACCTGTGATAGCTGATGGGGGAATTAGATATTCTGGAGATATAGTTAAAGCTTTAGCAGCAGGTGCTTCTACAGTCATGATGGGAAGCATATTTGCTGGTACAGAAGAAGCCCCTGGAGAAACTATTATTTATCAAGGTAGAAAATTCAAGTCTTATAGAGGCATGGGATCACTGGCAGCAATGGAAAAAGGAAGCAAGGATAGGTATTTTCAAGAGTCTGTTCCCAATGAAAAATTAGTTCCAGAAGGAATAGAAGCTATGGTAGCTTATAAAGGAGATGTAAAAGATGTTCTTGTCCAGCTTATTGGGGGAGTAAAGGCAGGAATGGGATATATAGGAGCAGAAAATATAAAGGATCTTCAAAATAAAGCAGAATTCATAAAAATCACCCATGCTAGTATGATAGAGAGTCATCCTCATGATGTAAAAATTACAAGAGAAGCCCCTAACTATTTCTTTTCTTAA
- a CDS encoding carbohydrate ABC transporter permease, with product MSSLKSRRINPDKFHKSQLKFYAILIPVSAFMVLPILFIIFHAFKPIDELFAYPPRFFTTRPTLDNFKRLFTATTESNVPVSRYLFNSVVSTLFTVLFTLWVTASAGYVLSKKNFKGKDTLFTINTLALMFVPVAVSIPRFLVIVKLGLIDNFFAHILPLLAMPVGLFLVKQFIDQIPNSLIEAAKIDGASDYYILMKVIIPLIKPALSTVAILAFQTSWNSIESSAMFINDESLKTFAFYMNTLVSTTGNTVAGQGMAAAASLIMFLPNLILFIILQSRVMDTMMYSGLK from the coding sequence ATGTCAAGTTTGAAATCTAGACGTATTAACCCGGATAAATTTCATAAAAGTCAGTTGAAGTTTTATGCAATTTTGATTCCAGTTAGTGCTTTTATGGTTTTACCTATTCTGTTTATAATATTTCATGCATTTAAACCGATAGACGAACTTTTTGCTTATCCTCCACGATTTTTTACTACAAGACCTACTTTGGATAATTTTAAAAGATTGTTTACTGCAACAACTGAGTCTAACGTACCTGTCTCAAGATATCTTTTTAACAGCGTTGTTTCTACATTGTTCACAGTGTTGTTTACACTTTGGGTAACAGCCTCTGCAGGGTATGTTCTTTCAAAGAAAAATTTTAAGGGAAAGGATACCTTGTTTACAATAAATACATTGGCTCTCATGTTCGTTCCTGTTGCTGTTAGTATTCCAAGATTTTTGGTTATCGTTAAACTTGGACTCATAGATAATTTTTTTGCTCATATTCTTCCATTGTTGGCTATGCCTGTTGGGCTTTTTTTGGTTAAGCAGTTTATAGATCAGATCCCCAATTCATTAATTGAGGCAGCAAAGATTGACGGGGCTTCAGATTACTATATTTTAATGAAGGTAATTATCCCACTTATAAAACCGGCTTTGTCCACGGTTGCAATACTTGCTTTTCAAACATCTTGGAACAGCATTGAATCATCTGCCATGTTTATTAACGATGAGTCTTTAAAAACTTTTGCTTTTTACATGAATACGCTTGTTTCAACTACAGGTAACACTGTTGCCGGTCAAGGAATGGCTGCTGCTGCTTCTTTGATTATGTTTTTGCCAAATTTGATACTTTTCATAATACTTCAGTCTAGAGTTATGGACACAATGATGTATTCGGGTCTTAAATGA
- a CDS encoding acylphosphatase, producing the protein MVCKRWILYGRVQGVGLRHFIRVNALRLKLEGYVKNLFDGSVEVVAQGEEEKVKELKKIILRGNGFSKVEDIEEDDFPISNYGDFHIEY; encoded by the coding sequence ATGGTATGCAAAAGATGGATTTTATATGGAAGAGTCCAAGGAGTTGGACTGAGACATTTTATAAGAGTAAATGCTTTGAGATTAAAATTAGAAGGTTATGTAAAGAACCTTTTTGATGGTTCTGTAGAGGTTGTTGCACAAGGAGAAGAGGAAAAAGTCAAAGAACTTAAAAAAATTATATTAAGAGGAAACGGTTTTAGTAAAGTGGAAGATATAGAAGAAGATGATTTTCCAATAAGTAATTATGGTGATTTTCATATAGAGTATTAA
- a CDS encoding ABC transporter substrate-binding protein, translated as MKKGQKIGLLVLLVLCVFSLIGFGASDKSKLSGNIVYAVRSWDVETEQKFVEEFNKVYPNIKVQIVSFDGDLNEYLSAQAAAKTLPDVVYGWENLTYPISQGWLYPLDEFLEKDEEIKYVDSKLLERYKFNGKTYALPTNLQFSAVMVNLDLVEQLNMDPPSYEWTVDEFREYLINATTNVYSGINHLWGFEEVMTGMFSKNLHQLAYDPIERKFNFTEGSWVRAINFQKNLKSVPGLVSDDLKNDVIRNAGGLDDYQKKFGKDADALREGKVLMGFHGTWDLSWIRTMNYMYDMYPLPQDPNIGYREALHADHAFMMSTTKYPEAAFEFLKWRSYGKDGVLTRLNIMKNKTDAAGNLTPDFIIPATNDPEVVKFFKSLDFVPEGVKFMYDNVDKAFWADFYKIVPDWSKALDEVIIPKSEEVRQGKVEAAAIAAELETRSNQIIQNAWKTFDSQIVEVQKNFKPTR; from the coding sequence ATGAAGAAAGGCCAAAAAATCGGTTTGTTGGTGTTACTTGTATTGTGTGTGTTTTCTTTGATAGGATTTGGCGCATCTGATAAATCTAAGTTAAGTGGCAACATTGTGTATGCTGTACGTAGCTGGGACGTTGAAACTGAACAAAAATTTGTAGAAGAATTCAACAAAGTATATCCTAACATAAAAGTACAGATTGTAAGTTTTGACGGAGATTTGAACGAGTATCTCAGCGCACAAGCCGCTGCTAAAACATTGCCAGATGTTGTGTATGGATGGGAAAATTTGACCTATCCCATTTCACAAGGCTGGTTATATCCGTTAGATGAATTCTTGGAAAAAGATGAAGAAATTAAATATGTAGACTCAAAACTTTTAGAGAGATACAAATTTAACGGAAAGACTTATGCACTTCCAACAAATTTGCAGTTCAGTGCAGTTATGGTTAACCTAGATTTAGTAGAACAACTGAATATGGATCCCCCATCATATGAATGGACTGTTGATGAGTTTAGAGAATATCTTATCAACGCAACAACGAATGTATATTCAGGAATAAACCATTTGTGGGGTTTTGAGGAAGTTATGACGGGTATGTTCAGTAAAAATCTACATCAGTTGGCTTATGATCCAATAGAACGTAAGTTTAACTTCACTGAAGGAAGTTGGGTTAGGGCTATTAACTTTCAAAAGAATCTTAAGTCTGTTCCAGGGTTAGTATCAGATGATCTCAAGAATGATGTAATAAGAAACGCTGGCGGACTTGATGACTATCAGAAAAAGTTTGGTAAAGATGCAGACGCACTAAGGGAAGGAAAAGTATTGATGGGTTTTCATGGAACTTGGGATTTAAGCTGGATTAGAACGATGAATTATATGTATGATATGTACCCTCTGCCACAAGATCCTAACATTGGATACAGAGAGGCACTGCATGCAGACCATGCCTTTATGATGTCTACAACAAAGTATCCAGAGGCTGCTTTTGAGTTTCTTAAGTGGAGATCATACGGTAAAGACGGCGTTTTGACAAGATTGAATATCATGAAAAATAAAACAGATGCTGCTGGTAACTTGACCCCTGATTTTATTATCCCTGCAACTAACGATCCAGAGGTTGTCAAATTTTTTAAATCTTTAGATTTTGTTCCAGAAGGCGTTAAGTTCATGTATGACAATGTTGATAAGGCTTTTTGGGCAGATTTTTACAAGATAGTACCAGACTGGAGTAAAGCACTCGATGAAGTGATTATTCCAAAGAGTGAAGAAGTTAGACAAGGAAAGGTCGAAGCTGCTGCTATAGCTGCTGAACTTGAAACCAGATCTAATCAAATAATTCAAAATGCTTGGAAAACTTTTGATTCGCAGATTGTTGAAGTGCAAAAGAATTTTAAACCGACTCGTTAA
- a CDS encoding ROK family protein yields MESKNVLEVFKTVQKKPLISRTEIAKITHLSQSTVGRCIQRLLEKNFLIEKMNGKSTGGRPPIFLDINKKNSFSVGVEIGESHIDVILLNLVYEIIESKSKKIDNNITVESLTNIIQEMYDEILYKSHISKEDIISIGLGVPGIVSANQKRLLLSPNLKWKNISLGEILEDKLQKPVFLDNGANLMTFAEYHFNKLSPDSMVLGIIVGKGIGTGFITKGEIFRGINGAALEAGHSVIKLDGPLCSCGRRGCVEALASLPQLIRAYNSKTKDNLVDNINEFYQLVIQKDKLALSLLEDEAHYLSILAANLANTINPSHIIIGGEITPILTLMIKTINNFFLEQVLITNRCELLTSQLNEKSIAYGAAIMAIEKEIEEYI; encoded by the coding sequence GTGGAATCAAAAAACGTATTAGAGGTTTTTAAAACTGTTCAAAAGAAGCCTTTGATATCAAGAACAGAAATAGCAAAAATAACTCATTTAAGTCAATCTACAGTTGGTAGATGTATTCAAAGACTTTTGGAAAAAAACTTTCTCATTGAAAAAATGAATGGAAAAAGTACAGGTGGAAGACCTCCTATTTTTTTAGATATAAACAAAAAAAATTCATTCTCTGTTGGTGTAGAAATAGGAGAATCCCATATTGATGTAATACTCTTAAATTTAGTATATGAAATTATAGAAAGTAAAAGTAAAAAAATAGATAATAATATAACCGTAGAATCTTTAACTAACATTATCCAAGAAATGTATGACGAAATTTTGTATAAAAGTCACATTTCAAAAGAGGACATCATAAGCATAGGTTTAGGAGTACCAGGTATAGTTAGTGCCAATCAAAAAAGACTGTTGTTGTCTCCAAATTTAAAATGGAAAAATATTTCTTTAGGAGAAATTTTAGAAGACAAATTACAAAAACCTGTATTTTTAGATAATGGAGCTAATTTAATGACGTTTGCTGAGTATCACTTTAATAAGCTTTCGCCAGATTCCATGGTTTTAGGTATTATAGTTGGAAAAGGAATTGGTACAGGCTTTATTACAAAAGGTGAGATTTTTAGAGGTATAAATGGAGCAGCTTTAGAAGCAGGTCATTCAGTTATTAAGTTAGATGGTCCACTTTGTAGTTGTGGAAGACGAGGTTGTGTAGAAGCTTTAGCTTCGTTACCTCAATTAATAAGAGCATATAATTCAAAAACAAAAGACAATTTAGTTGATAATATCAATGAATTTTATCAATTAGTTATCCAAAAAGATAAATTAGCCCTTTCTTTATTAGAAGATGAAGCACATTATCTTTCAATTTTAGCCGCCAATTTAGCTAATACTATAAATCCTTCACATATCATAATAGGAGGAGAAATTACCCCAATTTTAACTCTCATGATTAAAACAATAAATAATTTCTTTTTAGAACAGGTATTGATTACCAACAGATGTGAACTGTTGACTTCGCAATTAAATGAAAAGAGTATAGCCTATGGAGCGGCAATAATGGCTATAGAAAAGGAGATTGAAGAATATATTTGA